A single genomic interval of Dysidea avara chromosome 8, odDysAvar1.4, whole genome shotgun sequence harbors:
- the LOC136264489 gene encoding RNA-binding protein 39-like isoform X2: protein MADDDDVEALLEAPYRKESQRGRGSYSSDEDDKRRHKKKRSHRHSRSRSRSPHRRKHRQRSPEFRRRTHSRSPRKRPPKYPGSPEKSPEKQPSPEMEEPSEERDKRTVMCMQLAARVGKRELEEFFASTGKKVKSVRMIADKNSRRSKGIAYVEFQEYVMANESIRLSGTKLFGVPIMIQPTMSEKNRVAAAAQNLKKAEGPRKLYVGSLHYNINEIMLKAVFAPFGQVVNINIQRESNGTSKGYGFIEFAESESAEAAMKHLNGFELAGRPLKVNHVTERDPNSMEVLDAEDSDIGVGMTPASRVALMAKLSEGHNAGLSAPLVPQPLANLSSVTSLSPCFKLIGMFDPYRETEPDWHLDIQDDVLEECNKYGNVVHIYVDKTSSEGVVFVKCQTPAVAAAAFNSLNGRFFAGKQIKAIIIPEFQYHSIFPNAVSASIPLKQSS, encoded by the exons ATGGCGGACGATGATGACGTTGAAGCTCTTTTGGAGGCGCCTTACAGGAAAGAG AGTCAGAGGGGGCGTGGTTCATATTCCAGCGACGAGGATGACAAGAGAAG GCACAAGAAGAAGAGAAGTCACCGCCATAGTAGGTCAAGGAGCCGATCCCCTCACAGGAGAAA GCATCGGCAAAGGTCACCTGAATTTCGCAGAAGAACCCATAGTAGGTCTCCTAGGAAACGACCACCGAAGTACCCTGGGAGCCCTGAGAAATCTCCTGAAAA ACAACCCAGTCCAGAGATGGAAGAGCCATCAGAGGAGAGAGACAAGAGGACAGTAATGTGTATGCAGTTAGCTGCTAGGGTCGGCAAGAGAGAGTTAGAGGAATTCTTTGCGAGCACTGGGAAGAAG GTCAAGTCGGTAAGGATGATAGCAGACAAAAACTCTCGCCGATCAAAAGGGATAGCTTATGTTGAGTTCCAGGAATATGTCATGGCTAATGAG TCTATCAGGTTATCAGGTACTAAACTGTTTGGTGTACCCATAATGATTCAACCGACCATGTCTGAGAAGAACAG GGTTGCTGCTGCAGCTCAAAACCTGAAGAAGGCTGAAGGACCTCGTAAACTCTACGTTGGGTCACTACACTACAATATCAATGAGATAATGTTAAAGGCTGTGTTTGCTCCATTTGGACAAGTTGTCAATATCAATATACAGAGGGAATCCAATGGCACTTCAAAGGGATATGGATTCATTGAG TTTGCAGAGTCAGAGAGTGCAGAGGCTGCCATGAAGCATTTGAATGGTTTTGAGCTAGCTGGTCGGCCACTGAAGGTTAATCACGTCACAGAGAGAGACCCCAACTCCATGGAAGTCTTAGATGCTGAGGATTCTGATATTGGAGTAGGTATGACCCCAGCATCCCGTGTAGCTCTCATGGCTAAACTATCAGAAGGACACAATGCTG GTCTGAGTGCTCCATTGGTACCGCAACCATTAGCTAACTTGTCATCTGTCACCTCGTTGTCACCTTGTTTTAAACTGATCGGAATGTTTGACCCTTACAG GGAGACTGAACCAGACTGGCACCTTGATATACAAGATGACGTGTTAGAAGAGTGTAACAAATATGGTAATGTGGTACACATCTATGTGGACAAGACTTCATCAGAA GGTGTGGTATTTGTGAAGTGTCAAACACCagctgtagctgctgcagccTTCAACTCACTGAATGGAAGATTCTTTGCAG GGAAACAGATTAAGGCGATCATTATTCCAGAGTTCCAATATCATAGTATATTCCCTAATGCTGTATCAGCATCTATTCCACTGAAACAATCGTCATGA
- the LOC136264494 gene encoding kielin/chordin-like protein isoform X2, with protein sequence MLLIIDVYNPHSVLLIALVKCALPECATGVGTGTIPGQCCPSCVCRVGNRTLFPGDTYPLDCNTCACTKNGLVACTEKACLPADPCESVTCPTGSQCEVFEQTGETFCNTSCDLDNGGCPTGQTLCQVFTTCNNPGPVMCALHPPIIELYTSQNRLVAPNKLSS encoded by the exons ATGTTACTAATAATAGATGTGTACAACCCTCACAGTGTCCTATTGATTGCT CTGGTGAAGTGTGCACTACCAGAATGTGCTACTGGAGTAGGTACTGGAACAATTCCTGGACAATGTTGTCCTTCATGTG TGTGTAGAGTTGGTAACAGGACGTTGTTCCCAGGAGACACATATCCACTAGATTGTAACACATg TGCATGTACCAAAAATGGTTTAGTGGCTTGTACTGAGAAAGCTTGTCTACCAG CTGATCCTTGTGAGTCAGTGACCTGTCCTACAGGATCACAATGTGAAGTGTTTGAACAAACTGGTGAAACATTTTGTAATACATCTTGTGATCTTGATAATGGAGGATGTCCAACTGGTCAGACTCTA TGTCAGGTGTTCACAACATGTAATAATCCAGGACCAGTGATGTGTGCTCTGCACCCTCCCATCATTGAGCTGTATACTAGCCAGAACCGATTAGTAGCTCCTAATAAACTAAGTTCCTAA
- the LOC136264494 gene encoding uncharacterized protein isoform X3, protein MLLIIDVYNPHSVLLIALVKCALPECATGVGTGTIPGQCCPSCVCRVGNRTLFPGDTYPLDCNTCACTKNGLVACTEKACLPADPCESVTCPTGSQCEVFEQTGETFCNTSCDLDNGGCPTGQTLLQILVLQFSV, encoded by the exons ATGTTACTAATAATAGATGTGTACAACCCTCACAGTGTCCTATTGATTGCT CTGGTGAAGTGTGCACTACCAGAATGTGCTACTGGAGTAGGTACTGGAACAATTCCTGGACAATGTTGTCCTTCATGTG TGTGTAGAGTTGGTAACAGGACGTTGTTCCCAGGAGACACATATCCACTAGATTGTAACACATg TGCATGTACCAAAAATGGTTTAGTGGCTTGTACTGAGAAAGCTTGTCTACCAG CTGATCCTTGTGAGTCAGTGACCTGTCCTACAGGATCACAATGTGAAGTGTTTGAACAAACTGGTGAAACATTTTGTAATACATCTTGTGATCTTGATAATGGAGGATGTCCAACTGGTCAGACTCTA CTACAAATCCTTGTGCTGCAGTTCAGTGTTTGA
- the LOC136264492 gene encoding uncharacterized protein: MLRDRLVCGIENGRIQRRLLAEPNLTMDKAVEISIAMESADHNAKDLQKTQLPAVNAVRPPVKTHSKAPPQSTGNVSCTRVVKCYRCGEPHLATECQFKDTECHLCKKKGHLARVCRSKKAGTGRPPHQRKKTKRAYSQKTHSVVATETAENDTDASAYTLFNVSSSPSKPYVVTVQINGAELPMEVDTGASLTLIGKSTFDKLWEAQAAPPLQSTNNKLRTYTGENIEVLDVANVDVSFQEQNHNLQLLVVAGDGPSLLGRDWLSKIRLNWAELYHTQQPTITLQDLLDKHKTVFSSTLGMVRGVTAKLHVDP; encoded by the coding sequence ATGCTACGTGACAGATTGGTGTGTGGCATAGAGAATGGCCGCATACAACGACGATTACTTGCAGAGCCCAACTTGACCATGGACAAAGCGGTGGAGATTTCAATTGCCATGGAGTCGGCAGATCACAATGCAAAGGACTTGCAAAAGACTCAACTCCCTGCAGTGAATGCTGTTCGACCACCAGTAAAAACTCACTCCAAAGCCCCACCCCAATCTACAGGTAATGTGTCATGCACACGAGTGGTAAAGTGCTACCGATGCGGAGAACCACATCTTGCAACAGAGTGCCAGTTCAAAGATACTGAGTGCCATTTGTGTAAAAAGAAAGGACACTTAGCACGCGTTTGCCGCAGCAAGAAGGCAGGCACAGGCAGACCTCCACACCAAAGGAAGAAAACTAAAAGAGCTTATTCCCAGAAAACCCATTCAGTGGTAGCTACAGAGACAGCGGAGAATGACACTGACGCTTCCGCATACACTTTATTTAATGTTTCTAGCTCTCCTTCTAAACCGTATGTTGTTACAGTGCAGATTAATGGGGCCGAGCTACCGATGGAAGTAGACACAGGAGCCTCATTAACTCTAATAGGCAAGAGCACTTTCGACAAATTATGGGAAGCTCAAGCAGCCCCACCCCTTCAGTCCACCAACAACAAACTCAGAACTTACACTGGGGAAAACATTGAGGTACTAGATGTTGCTAATGTTGATGTATCTTTTCAGGAGCAGAATCACAACCTGCAGCTACTAGTGGTTGCAGGAGATGGCCCTAGTCTTTTGGGCCGTGATTGGTTGAGTAAGATCCGCTTGAACTGGGCAGAATTGTACCACACTCAGCAACCAACCATTACCTTACAAGACCTTCTGGATAAGCACAAGACTGTGTTCAGTTCAACATTGGGAATGGTGAGAGGGGTCACTGCTAAACTTCATGTTGATCCATAG
- the LOC136264489 gene encoding RNA-binding protein 39-like isoform X1 translates to MADDDDVEALLEAPYRKESQRGRGSYSSDEDDKRRHKKKRSHRHSRSRSRSPHRRKHRQRSPEFRRRTHSRSPRKRPPKYPGSPEKSPENYSINRQPSPEMEEPSEERDKRTVMCMQLAARVGKRELEEFFASTGKKVKSVRMIADKNSRRSKGIAYVEFQEYVMANESIRLSGTKLFGVPIMIQPTMSEKNRVAAAAQNLKKAEGPRKLYVGSLHYNINEIMLKAVFAPFGQVVNINIQRESNGTSKGYGFIEFAESESAEAAMKHLNGFELAGRPLKVNHVTERDPNSMEVLDAEDSDIGVGMTPASRVALMAKLSEGHNAGLSAPLVPQPLANLSSVTSLSPCFKLIGMFDPYRETEPDWHLDIQDDVLEECNKYGNVVHIYVDKTSSEGVVFVKCQTPAVAAAAFNSLNGRFFAGKQIKAIIIPEFQYHSIFPNAVSASIPLKQSS, encoded by the exons ATGGCGGACGATGATGACGTTGAAGCTCTTTTGGAGGCGCCTTACAGGAAAGAG AGTCAGAGGGGGCGTGGTTCATATTCCAGCGACGAGGATGACAAGAGAAG GCACAAGAAGAAGAGAAGTCACCGCCATAGTAGGTCAAGGAGCCGATCCCCTCACAGGAGAAA GCATCGGCAAAGGTCACCTGAATTTCGCAGAAGAACCCATAGTAGGTCTCCTAGGAAACGACCACCGAAGTACCCTGGGAGCCCTGAGAAATCTCCTGAAAA TTATTCTATTAATAGACAACCCAGTCCAGAGATGGAAGAGCCATCAGAGGAGAGAGACAAGAGGACAGTAATGTGTATGCAGTTAGCTGCTAGGGTCGGCAAGAGAGAGTTAGAGGAATTCTTTGCGAGCACTGGGAAGAAG GTCAAGTCGGTAAGGATGATAGCAGACAAAAACTCTCGCCGATCAAAAGGGATAGCTTATGTTGAGTTCCAGGAATATGTCATGGCTAATGAG TCTATCAGGTTATCAGGTACTAAACTGTTTGGTGTACCCATAATGATTCAACCGACCATGTCTGAGAAGAACAG GGTTGCTGCTGCAGCTCAAAACCTGAAGAAGGCTGAAGGACCTCGTAAACTCTACGTTGGGTCACTACACTACAATATCAATGAGATAATGTTAAAGGCTGTGTTTGCTCCATTTGGACAAGTTGTCAATATCAATATACAGAGGGAATCCAATGGCACTTCAAAGGGATATGGATTCATTGAG TTTGCAGAGTCAGAGAGTGCAGAGGCTGCCATGAAGCATTTGAATGGTTTTGAGCTAGCTGGTCGGCCACTGAAGGTTAATCACGTCACAGAGAGAGACCCCAACTCCATGGAAGTCTTAGATGCTGAGGATTCTGATATTGGAGTAGGTATGACCCCAGCATCCCGTGTAGCTCTCATGGCTAAACTATCAGAAGGACACAATGCTG GTCTGAGTGCTCCATTGGTACCGCAACCATTAGCTAACTTGTCATCTGTCACCTCGTTGTCACCTTGTTTTAAACTGATCGGAATGTTTGACCCTTACAG GGAGACTGAACCAGACTGGCACCTTGATATACAAGATGACGTGTTAGAAGAGTGTAACAAATATGGTAATGTGGTACACATCTATGTGGACAAGACTTCATCAGAA GGTGTGGTATTTGTGAAGTGTCAAACACCagctgtagctgctgcagccTTCAACTCACTGAATGGAAGATTCTTTGCAG GGAAACAGATTAAGGCGATCATTATTCCAGAGTTCCAATATCATAGTATATTCCCTAATGCTGTATCAGCATCTATTCCACTGAAACAATCGTCATGA
- the LOC136263007 gene encoding keratin-associated protein 16-1-like codes for MQQQLLLLLVLVAVTSATYYTRRNPCLLDSDVGPCDGLFKRYFFNKRTGQCEQFNYGGCGGNANNFLSKRSCQRRCGGRSCPIQGQVFQRCKTCPATCTNPGLVCTLQCQPGCGCPPGKLIDVTNNRCVQPSQCPVDCSAVLCAIPKCTTGVDTAVPPRECCPQCVCRVGNRTLLPGDTYPLDCNTCTCTKNGLVACTEKACLPADPCESVTCPTGSQCEVFEPTGETFCNPSCDLDNGGCPTGQTCSLQQVQCVRAPCPPVVQCTDPCASVRCPTGSKCEVYKPTGEVFCNPSCDLDNGGCPTGQTCSLQVVQCVRAPCPPVVQCKCPLEGQVFTTCGTACPPTCNDPGPVICTLQCVVGCQCPSGTVLDEKNRKCVKPDQCECPPTCSPHFCNNPRNRYRPCSRPPPLTVPPCPDMCRTTYCNACYYSDTALPTPSRCNNLCHFPPSLKCLRSWASCVGHYGNHYWRKSSAFRCYEYTCPLRG; via the exons aTGCAGCAACAACTGCTTCTCTTACTGGTCCTGGTAGCAGTCACTTCAGCTACTTACTACACAAGGAGAA ATCCTTGCCTGCTGGATAGTGATGTTGGACCATGTGATGGACTGTTTAAACGCTACTTCTTCAACAAGAGAACAGGCCAGTGTGAGCAGTTCAATTATGGCGGGTGTGGAGGAAATGCTAACAACTTTCTGTCCAAGAGAAGTTGCCAGAGAAGATGTGGTG GTCGTTCATGTCCAATACAAGGTCAAGTGTTCCAGAGATGTAAGACTTGTCCAGCTACCTGTACTAATCCTGGTCTGGTGTGTACTCTACAATGTCAACCAGGGTGTGGTTGTCCTCCTGGAAAACTCATCGATGTCACTAACAATAGATGTGTACAACCCTCACAGTGTCCTGTTGATTGCTCT GCTGTACTGTGTGCTATACCAAAATGTACTACTGGAGTAGATACTGCAGTACCCCCTAGAGAATGCTGTCCCCAGTGTG TGTGTAGAGTTGGCAACAGGACGTTGCTCCCAGGAGACACATATCCACTAGATTGTAACACATg TACATGTACCAAAAATGGTTTAGTGGCTTGTACTGAGAAAGCTTGTCTACCAG CTGATCCTTGTGAGTCAGTGACCTGTCCTACAGGATCACAATGTGAAGTGTTTGAACCAACTGGTGAAACATTTTGTAATCCATCTTGTGATCTTGATAATGGAGGATGTCCAACTGGTCAGACCTGTTCACTACAACAGGTTCAGTGTGTTAGAGCTCCATGTCCACCTGTGGTCCAGTGTA CTGATCCTTGTGCATCAGTGAGATGTCCTACAGGATCAAAATGTGAGGTATACAAGCCAACTGGtgaagtattttgtaatccATCTTGTGATCTTGATAATGGAGGATGTCCAACTGGTCAGACCTGTTCACTACAAGTAGTTCAGTGTGTTAGAGCACCATGTCCACCTGTGGTCCAGTGTA AATGCCCTTTAGAGGGTCAGGTGTTCACAACATGCGGTACAGCATGTCCCCCAACATGTAATGATCCAGGACCAGTGATATGTACACTACAATGTGTGGTTGGTTGTCAGTGTCCATCTGGTACTGTACTAGATGAAAAGAATAGGAAATGTGTCAAGCCAGATCAATGTG AGTGTCCTCCCACCTGTTCCCCCCACTTCTGTAACAATCCAAGGAACAGATACAGACCATGTAGTCG TCCACCACCCCTCACCGTACCACCATGTCCTGACATGTGTCGTACGACATATTGTAACGCCTGTTACTACTCTGACACTGCTCTCCCCACCCCCTCACGATGTAACAACCTGTGTCACTTCCCTCCCAGTTTAAAATGTCTGAGGAGTTGGGCATCATGTGTTGGGCATTATGGCAACCACTAC TGGAGGAAATCTTCTGCCTTCCGTTGCTATGAGTATACCTGTCCCCTCAGGGGATGA
- the LOC136264494 gene encoding uncharacterized protein isoform X1, translating into MLLIIDVYNPHSVLLIALVKCALPECATGVGTGTIPGQCCPSCVCRVGNRTLFPGDTYPLDCNTCACTKNGLVACTEKACLPADPCESVTCPTGSQCEVFEQTGETFCNTSCDLDNGGCPTGQTLVSHFVAHSVSHHPHQCQVFTTCNNPGPVMCALHPPIIELYTSQNRLVAPNKLSS; encoded by the exons ATGTTACTAATAATAGATGTGTACAACCCTCACAGTGTCCTATTGATTGCT CTGGTGAAGTGTGCACTACCAGAATGTGCTACTGGAGTAGGTACTGGAACAATTCCTGGACAATGTTGTCCTTCATGTG TGTGTAGAGTTGGTAACAGGACGTTGTTCCCAGGAGACACATATCCACTAGATTGTAACACATg TGCATGTACCAAAAATGGTTTAGTGGCTTGTACTGAGAAAGCTTGTCTACCAG CTGATCCTTGTGAGTCAGTGACCTGTCCTACAGGATCACAATGTGAAGTGTTTGAACAAACTGGTGAAACATTTTGTAATACATCTTGTGATCTTGATAATGGAGGATGTCCAACTGGTCAGACTCTAGTAAGCCATTTTGTGGCTCATAGTGTGTCACATCACCCTCATCAGTGTCAGGTGTTCACAACATGTAATAATCCAGGACCAGTGATGTGTGCTCTGCACCCTCCCATCATTGAGCTGTATACTAGCCAGAACCGATTAGTAGCTCCTAATAAACTAAGTTCCTAA